Below is a genomic region from Uranotaenia lowii strain MFRU-FL unplaced genomic scaffold, ASM2978415v1 HiC_scaffold_94, whole genome shotgun sequence.
AGTTATTTTCAGTTACTCATTGTATAAGAAAGCACGCGATAAGAAGCAGAGAACTTTAGGAAAACGTGGGATCAAtgattttggatttgaaaaaataagtctGTTCAACTGgatcaaatattaaaagaatTTCTCAAGCTTCTAGAGTAAAAAAAGTGCCTTTCAGAGTTTAATCTTGTTAATAGAAAacatttattctaatttaattcGACCTACAAAGGGAAAgctaataatcaaaataaaagagaacTGTAAACGTTGAAAGTTTTGGTTGAATATTAAAACCAAGCATCAGCTTTCCGATTCCATCGGCACGACTCCTCCGGTCGATGCTTCTTCTGCATCTCTTCCGATTTCTTTCCTCGATGCACCACCATCAACTTGCTGGTGGTCGTCGTTGAAGGATCGTGCCTTGTCTCGGCGGGTCTTGATGAATATTTTATGCCCATTGCAGTCGTGGTTTTCGTGATAGCACCGATTTCGGCAGCAAATCTTGCACAGTCGGTATTCACACTTGAGACCCtgatttaaaatggaaaaaagggagaaaattgaacaatttttgtaaaattttgttggattttgtttattcatttgCAACTTACCATTGGATTGGTGCATTCGGTTTTGgtgtttttacaaatttcgtcaaatCGACGGCTCGGTTCGCGATCTGGATCGTCCGGTAGCAGACCGGCACGGTTCGGCCTGCGCTGAACTCGGCgcatctttttcatcttcttgCGAGAAATTTCATTGCCTTCGGGATCCAAAAATACCCGCTTTTCACGCTCCGGATCCGAGGCCAGCCGAGCGGCTTCCTGCAGTTTCTGTTTGTGAACTTCCGGCGGGGCGCGAATGTACGGCTGACACAGCCATGGTGGCAGCATTAGATTCTGGCTGGGACAATCGGTCGATTCTTCTGCGGGGCTGTTCGTTTCTTCCCCATTCCAGGGAACGAGGCCTTCGTGTATGGGCCGATACTTTTGCTCCAGTTGGAGGACGATGTTCCGGAATTCGGGAACACTGTGACACGTTGCCATCTGCTCCCGAAAGTGAGCGTTCGGTTTCAAGTTCATTCTGGGAACGGAATTTTTAagataatatttttgtaaacgaCGTTGATCCAAAACTCAGATGTATGATCTTATTcgtagattcaagattcaaaattcgaGATCCAAGATTCGAGTCATTAGATTATAGATTCATCATTCAAgattcagtttaaaaattttgagaagtGATTAATCACTGTAATTTATGTTTCTTACttagtttatcggccttatcgacaattttggttttaaatctttgtaacttttgtagttttgttcatttttttcctgttttttattttcatcaattgattgattttgtcacatttgttgaaaattatgaaattattatttattttgtaataCATGTTGCTTTAGAATTTTCGCAacctttgtaatttttattatatttaactttttgtcttttttaacaggttttgtattttttaatttaaaagctaaattttttcttttattttttttcccttttttttgatttcgttatttttgtcgtttttgctgTGTTTTTTGAAGGtataacattttatttgaattagtcttttttgttagttttcctcatttttgttattttatcattattacTGTCTCATTTTAAATGTTAGTTTTTAtacatctttgtcattttttgttattcttttcgTTTTGTTATTTAATTCATCTTTGATATTTCGagtatatttgtcattttcatcttttttgtaatttctttttttttttggtaatagaTCAtgattataatgttttttttaactgtttcccaattttgttataattatattttcgtcatttttgtaaaagttttgtcgtttttgaaatttttctcaggCCTGTCATTTCTgctatttttaatcatttttgacacATGTAACCTTTGtcactttgaaaaaatttgttattgtttttgtttcaatagtggtttattttagtaatttttgttattttggtcaatttttaaataggtATTATTCATTTTGCTCACTtcggtcatttttatcattcatgTTTGGTTTGTCTTTTTGCCATTCTGGTTAATTTTATTCActttgatctttttttataatgtcACCTCTATAAAGTTTGTAAATTTCGTGGaatttgtaaattgtaaattgtGTTTGTAAATTCAGgtcattttagaaaacttatgaagtttttaccatttttattaggggtttaatttatttttcgatttcatGAACTTAAAGATTTTGTtatgattttcttttaaatttataaaatttttgtacattttttagtAGTTCTTGTAGTTTCTACAATTTTTGTAACTGTTGGACTTTTGGACACTTgtaatttttccatattttaaaaattttaaatgttttgtaaattttatcatttttgtttttgatgtgattgttgtaatttttagtattttattattttgggaatttttgaaaattttgtagttttttttttgtaaatatttgaaatatttagcaATCtgtcatatttgacatttttgatattttgtaatAAATCAAGTTTCACATCAAGATTGAAATGGTAAGAATCAAAATTCTGATTCTGTAAACTTACAAATGGTGCAACACTTTGAACAGATGCCCCCGGATGTAGGAAATCGGAGCCGGATACTGGTCCACGATGTCCAAATACTCGAGCGCTACGCTCCAAGCCGTCGGATGAACACCCTCGAACAGAAACGGATTGAACAAATTGCCCTCGGCCGTCATAACCCCATCGACCTTGGTCTCCTCCAGGCACCGGTCAATGTCCTCGACGCCCATGATGTTCCCATTAGACAGCAGTGGAATCTTCAGGATTCCCCTAAAATAAAAGATTGAATGTTAGTGATTTTtaaaactctattttttttaagattaccTCAGGACTTTGATGTACTTCCAGTCGGCCACACCCGTGAGGGGACCTTTCTGTTCCCGTGTTCGCCCATGAACGGTCAACATCTGACAGCCGGCCTCTTCCAGCATTCGGGCGTAGCGAATGGTTttgttcaaatcttcaaatatgCGAATTTTACAGGTCACCGGAACGCTCAGATTTTTGTGTAAGGTGCTCACTGAAAAGAAAAACGATTTTAATTAacaatttgaattggaattttgaaagttaaaacttaaaactatgACTTAATccgcagaaaaatagaaaaaagaacagCAGGAGAAAAAAACAGAGAACGAATAACACCCCCGAGATGAAATTATGTTCACAGTGTCAGCTTTATTAGATGCATCCTTATTATTTATGAGCAAAATGTGTGTTGTCCTCGACTTTCTCGAGTTGTCGTTTTCCGTCCATCATCGTAATCATGATTCGGTGCAGCAGCTGCGCTATCCTGAAGATAGCTATAGCTGTAGAGAGATCTCGACGTGCTCCTCTTGAGTAAAGGTACATGTATAACTTGTTAGATAGAGTATAGGTCACTGAAGAAACTCCCTTCCGGGTTGGAAGGACAAATGGAAAAGGTGGCTATCTCTTATTCCATCTCCGTGCAAGAGCAATGGCAGGGGATTTTCCGCAGTTAGTTTTTCTTCTATCAAAACAACCTCATCCGCTAACAGAGTTATATCCGTACATAGATAGAGCTGAGAGTTTGCATCTGGTTCCCCACTAGCAACAAGTTGAAAAAGTTGTTGTGGGTGCCAATTTTCATCGCACTTGTTCCAGCCAGGTCTGCATAATTCGCGGAAGCAGTGGAGTAGTATTAAGACGATTCAATGAAATTAAGCTTTTGTATCAATACCTAGTTCTTtccttttttatgattttcccgTACCTTGTGAAATTATAGCGGACACTTTCcaaagaaatttatgaaaacagtGACATTCATCGGATATTCTTTTCTGGCTACTGCTAAAAAGCGCCTAAATTTATGCTATTAAAGTAATTAAGATCTTAAagaactttttggaaatttcgagcGGCTTTGTCGGTGAGTATTATACATAGATTTGTAACGATATACGGATAGACCATAGGAAAAGAGCAAGAGtagtttgattattttattttcctagtATTCCgtctgctgaaatgctgaaagccgaccctgccctgtcagcacaaatgttgcaccgtcttttcgctgacatctgggatactgtaACATTCCCGGCccactggatgcagggtatcctcgtaaaggtcccgaagagaGGAGACCTGaaagagtgcggtaactggcgaggcataacgttgatctgtacaaccctcaaagtactctgcaaagtgatcctgaacaggatccaggagaaaatcgacgctacactccgacggcaacaagctggattccgatccggacgatcatgtgtggacca
It encodes:
- the LOC129760980 gene encoding tRNA-dihydrouridine(16/17) synthase [NAD(P)(+)]-like, which produces FCGNDPKVLLEAGLLAQDHCDAIDINLGCPQAIAKRGHYGAFLQDEWDLLKEIVSTLHKNLSVPVTCKIRIFEDLNKTIRYARMLEEAGCQMLTVHGRTREQKGPLTGVADWKYIKVLRGILKIPLLSNGNIMGVEDIDRCLEETKVDGVMTAEGNLFNPFLFEGVHPTAWSVALEYLDIVDQYPAPISYIRGHLFKVLHHLMNLKPNAHFREQMATCHSVPEFRNIVLQLEQKYRPIHEGLVPWNGEETNSPAEESTDCPSQNLMLPPWLCQPYIRAPPEVHKQKLQEAARLASDPEREKRVFLDPEGNEISRKKMKKMRRVQRRPNRAGLLPDDPDREPSRRFDEICKNTKTECTNPMGLKCEYRLCKICCRNRCYHENHDCNGHKIFIKTRRDKARSFNDDHQQVDGGASRKEIGRDAEEASTGGVVPMESES